The window AAGCATAAGGGTTTCATTAAGGATAAAAGTTAAGAAAATATAAACATATAAAGGAGGAAAACAAAAATGGAACATGGAGTAACAGCACCGGTAGAAAAGCACAAACCTTTTTCCGGGAAATGGTGGAAAGGGGCGCCCGGATTTCAGCCTGGTATCATACTGGGTTTAATCATCTTTTTTGTTACTGTGGCTTATGTGATACCCGTTCCGCAGAGCATGGTAAACCTCGTGCAGAAGGATAAAGTGCTGGGCGCCAAGTATAAGTCCGGAACAACCAACTTTGTTGATTCTTTCAACAGTCTTATGAAAAAAAAGGGCGCAGACAGATACACGCCGGAAGAGGTGGCCTGGAAGCTGAAGTTGTGCGTGGCCATGCTCTTTACCATCGCCTTTCTCTGGGGTACGGAGGCGATCTCCCTGGCATGTACGGATATCCTGATCGGTCTTGTTCTGTATATCTGGCTTATTCTGCCTATCAATGAGATATCAAAAGCCTACATGAAGGATGCGGTATTTTTTATCCTGGGCGTGCTTATCCTGGCCGCAGCAGTCGGGGTAACAGGGCTTGACAGGAGGATAGGTAATATTCTCCTGGGTAAGATAAAGGGGCTCAAGGGTTATTGTTTTATCTTTTTTCCTGTTTTAGCCGTAATTGCGGGCTTTCTTTCAGAACACGCGCTGGTTGCACTTATGTGTCCGATCCTGTGCATGGTATATCTGGCCGGGGAAAAAGCAGGCTGTAACAAGAAAGAGCTTCATGCCCTTGCCTGCTGCCTGTTTTTGGGGCTGTGTTTTGCCGGAAACGTGGGCGGATCAGGATCGCCTGCTGTTGGAGGCCGATCAGCTATAATGATCGGTTATTTCTCAACCTATGGCCTGCCCATGGATTTTCTCACATGGATGATGTACGGCCTGCCTGTGGTGCCGCCTCTTGCTCTTGCCTGCGCCTTCTGGGTATATTTTGCCATGGCCAGAAAGACCGGGCCTGCGCTTAAGATGGACCTGGGTCATATAATGAAAAAGGGTGTTGAGGGTATGGGGCCTATTAGAGGAAAAGAGCTTACCATGGCCGTTTTGTTTGGAGCACAGGTTGTTTTATGGATGGTTTTTAGCGGGAAGTTCGGCCTTGGCGGTACGAGCATGTTTATAGTCTTTTGGATCCTGGTCACAGGCCTGATGACATGGGAAGATGTTCAGAAGAGGGTGCGCTTTGATGTTGTAGCACTTTATGCCGGAGCGTGCGCCATGGGTGTTGCCCTGAATAATACAGGCGCGGGTGTGTGGCTGGCCCAGACATTTGTAGGAATACTGCCGGAGTATTTCCACAAAGGCATGGGTATTGTACTTGCCGCAAGTCTTATCACCACAATTATTACCAACTTCATGAGTGACGGCGCAGCAGTCGGCGCTCTGGGGCCTGTGGTTCTGCCTATGGCCGCTATCGGCGGTGTGCATCTGTGGAAGGTGGGACTTGCCTGTTCATTCGGGTCTTCTTATGCCCACGGCATGATCGTAGGTACTGTAAATAACGCTATAGCTTATGGTATGGCCAAACATCCGGAAACAGGCGAGCAGCTCCTCACCCCGTTTGACTTTATCAAGTACGGAGTGCCGTTTGTTTTCATATCCATACTTATCCTCTGGGTGGTATGCTTTTTCGGGTACTGGCAGCTCCTGCCGTGGCCTGCAATAGCACCATAAACATACTTTGGGGGGCAATAGAGGCCCTTTGCAAAAAGGGCCTCTATCTTAATAAAAGAAACATCGACCTTAAACAAGGATTGAGATGTCAGGAAGTATAATAAAAAAAACAGCAGGTGTTATCCGGTCAAGGCGCAATGCCGGGTATTCCGCGTGGATAGTCCAGTGTCTGACAGGGCTGTGTTTCCTTTTGACGGCGCTTGTTCCCTCCACACTTTATGGTGCAGGAGGCAGCCTGTATGCGGATGACAGCGCTCACTTTTCTTTGGCCATGCCATCCGGTGTTCAAGAGATTTCGCAGGATTGGCTGGAAAAGAGTTTGTTTGATCCAAAGCATCTCAAATGGTGTAAGGATGCCGTAGAAAAGTATGACAAGACGTTTGTGTATTTAGATGATACAGCCCAAACAGCAAAAGGCCTTGTTCTTTTTGGCGTAAGGACATACAAACATGAGAAAAAGCGCTTTAAGGTCTTTACTGATCGCCTTGAAACAGATGATTTTTTTGATCCTGGTGTGATTAAGGATTTCATAGCGCAGATAGAAAAAAGACTCGTTGAAAAAGGTGCAAAAGATGTTACCGTAGGCACTCCGGTCCTGAATAAAGATAGAAATGATTTCAGTTTTACCTGCAACTATCTACTTTTCGGGGAACATGAGGCAAAAGAATTCCACTGGGTGTTTATGGGACGGACTCACCTGGTCTATCTTGATATTAATCTTTATGCAGCAGATGACGTAGCCGTATATCAGAGTCTGATTGAAGATATTGCTGCTTCTTTCAAGTTTGAACAAGGCTTTGAAGCAAAGGGTTCATATGTTGATGCATTTGCAGATAAGATCGAAGCATATAACCTGTTTGGAATCAGTCTCTCTGAACTTGGAAGGTCGATGTTAGCTGTTTCCATGATCATATTTATTTTAAATTTTCTTTTAAATCTAATACTTGGCCGTGTCACCAATCCAAGTAAAAAGCCTAATGCAATAACGGAATTTTGTCAAAGAAATAAGATGTGGGCAAGGCTTGCAACTGTTCCTGTAGGTATATTCTTATACCTGGCACACTGTTAGGGACTTTTGCTGAACAGAATATAATAAGGAGGGATAACAATGAAAGAGTTTAGGGTGTTGGTAGTTGATGATGAGGATGATTTTCGCGAAACATTTATAAAACGTCTTCAAAAGAGAGAACTTAATGTTACCGGTGCGGAAAGCGGGGAAAAGGCACTGGAGATTCTGGATAAACTACTTTTTGATGTGGTAATACTGGATGTTAAAATGCCGGGTATGGGCGGTGTGAAAACTCTTCAGGAAATGAAAAGAATAAGGCCGCTCATGGAGGTGATTATGCTCACCGGCCACTCAACCGTAGAAACGGCCATTGATGGACTGAAATTAGGCGCTTTTGATTACATAATGAAACCCGCAGATTTTGATGAGTTGCTGGAGAAGATGACACAGGCCTATGAAAAGAAAAAGGCCCATGAAATGAAAATTCAGGAAAGCAGGATCCGTGAGCTGGAAGGCCATCCCGGACGGGTCTTTGAACAGGTCAAGGAGAAATAGACTCCTTACGCTCCAGATATCCTGGCTGCGTTTTTTAAGTTGAGGCAAACACTTCAAAAAAAACGGAGGGTTATTATGACAAGTAGTGGAGAAAGAAAAGTAAGGGATCTGATGATCCCGCTTGAAGATTACGATAGCATCTCATCGAATAAGTCTGTCAGGGATGCTTTTGAACTTATGGCTAAAACAGGGCATCACGCGATTCTGGTTCTGGACGAAAACAATGAGCCGATAGGACAACTGTCGCATAGAGACGCTCTGATGGCGATGGTACCTAAATATACCCCGACTGGGCGTAGCGATTCCTGGTTAACCCCTGAATCATTTAAAAACTATCCTGTCTTTCATTACGATGGTGAGTTCTCAGGACAATGTAAGGCACAATTGAAAAAAACAGTCAAAGAGGTTATGTCTTCATTTCCGGTTAGCATAGATGAAAGTGCCCCCCTGTCCGAGGCCGTTCACGCCATGGTGACCGAAAATATAGGCCGGATGCCGGTGGTGTCGGGCGACAAGGTCCTGGGGATGATCAGGCTCATAGAGATCTTTGATGAGATGAAAAAGGTTGTTTTGGCCCAATAAATGTTGTGCAAGGACGAGGGTCTGTCATGAAATATTACATTCATGACAGACCCTAAGGGCTTGGGGAAAAAGGGTTATGGAGTATTGGCAACTGTTTTTTCTTTTAGTCGGCGCAGCTCCTTTTTCATCTGTTGCCACTCTAATGCCCTATCAATAGCAATCAATATCTGTTCCTTACGAAAGGGCTTGGTGATGCAACCATAGGCGCCTTTACGTATAACCTCTTCTGCCGACTCAACAGAGCCATAAGCAGTGATGATGACTATGGGGATATATTTATCTATCTTTCTAATCTCAGCGATGAGTCCCACACCATCCATACTTGGCATCTTGAGATCGGAAATCAGTAGATTATAATCTCCTGTTTTAATCAATTCAGGCACCTCTAAGGGATTGTTGGTGGTAGTAACTTTGTGCTTGGTCTTTTCCGAAATAATCATAGCAAGAAGCGCAAGCATATCAAGTTCATCGTCAACAACCAAAATTTGTGCAGCCATCCTTATCTCCTGTGTACGCAGAGTGCCTGAGTTTTAGTTATATCAGCGGAACGAGCCCTCGGGCCTGATTCAGTCTGGTATCAGTGTTTTTTTTCATGATATCACACACTATGCCGTGCTTTTTGTCTATTTTTGTAGATTAATAGAAGTTAGGCGTCCGGTTTGGTTTTCTCGTTATAATGTTTCTTGATGAATTCCTTGATATACCAGTCTACAACAGCATCATTAAATAGAGTCATATCCAATTGTTTGGTGAATGCGGTCAACCTGGCCATTACACCCAGTTTTTTCTCAATACTGGTTCTGTCATAATTGGTTACCCTGCCATCCAGTACATCGCCGGTCCTATCAACGTGAAAGTCTATCTTTTCTAAAATCTCCTTTATGAGCCGAGTCCTTCTGGCACGTCTGTCATGGGATGCCCCGCCACCTTTAAACAAGAAACGGATATAGTTATCATTGATGCGTTCACCTGCATACGCCTCGATGGTCTGCAGGTGATAACCGAGCCTGACACTGAAGTTCATGTATTCCCTGGATATTACAGCAAAGCTGGGCTCCGACAATGACCTTTCGGAGTTGGGTTGCATAGTGGTACTGGCAATTACACTGAGCAGGCCTTTTACATTTACAGGTGGGGGGCCCGGCCATTCTATGGCCATCATCCCTTTTAGGAGAGCCTTCATGGGGATGCAGGCAATATTATCGACTGTAATATTGTCTGAAGCCTTTTCCACACCACCGCCCAGGTCTATCACACGCACATCAAGGGGAAGCTTGACTACCAGTTTCACTGCCCCGCCCTTTCTTCGATGTGCACCTTCACCGAGCTTGAACATCTCATTCATCGCCATTTCATGGGCAAACCGGGTTATGTCATGAAAGGTTTCACAATATTGTGGACTAAACTTCTCATCCTCAGGACAGATAAGGTTCAGAGGGACTATGCTCTGCAAAACAGCTCTTAACATCTCAAAAACAGCGGTATCCTTAAAAGGGTTATCGCTTTTTCCCGCCTCAATAAGTTGCTCTATACGCCCCTCATAAATAGTTCCATTAATCGCATCAACGGTGATTTCCTGGCCGACTTTCAAGGTCTTCATGGCTATCTCGGTATTAAGAATGGTGGGCACACCATACTCTCTGGCAATTGCTGCCAGATGGCCTATAGGGCTTCCTACATCCGCAATAATAGCGCCGGCCTTATTCATGGCAGTCACAAATCTTGGAGAGGTGTGTCTGGCTACGAGAACAGCCCCTTCCGGGAAGCTCTTTAATTCTTCATCGTTGGTGACAAAATATACCTTTCCGGCGCCGACACCCTTGCAGGCAATTTGCCCCTTATTGATCAAAATCTTATGGCCCGGTAAAGATCTGGGAACAGGCCTGCTCCGTTTTTCAGCTATAATCCGAAGTGGTCTTGCCTGCAAAATCAGAAGGTTATCATTCAAATCAAGCGCCCACTCTATATCCTGTGGCTTCCCATAGTGTTTCTCAAGTACCAGGGCATATCCGGCAAGGGTGGTTACTTGTTCATCGGTCAGACACGGCATTCGTCTTATATAATCCGGCACCCTGACATCTATTGCGCCCTCTTCAAGGCCGCATATGAGCATAAACGGCTGCGCGGGTTGGTTTTTTTCCAAAATGGGCATGGGAATATCCCTTGAGACTACATAAGTATGTGGTTTTACTATACCATCAACAACATATTTCCCCAGGCCCCAAACCCCATTGATTATGATCCCCAGCTTGCCTTCATCCGTGGGATCACGCGAGTACACAACCCCGCTTGCCTTGGCATCAATCATTTCAACCACTCCAACGGCCATAACCATATTTTCTATGTGGAAGCCTTTACTTCTACAATAGAATATAGCCCTTGAGGTAAACAGGCTGGCGATAATCTCAACATATGCTGAGACTACGTTCTCCGGCGCAACGTTAAGAGCGGTCTTGTACTGCCCTGCAAAGGTAAATTGGGCATCCTCATGGATGGCGCTGCTCCTGACGGATGCATAGAATCCGCCGGCCCTGTGCCCCGCCTTTCTCTTTAGTTCCAAAGCTGCATCTAATATGCTTTTTTCTAAATCAGCTGGGACTCTGGCATTCAGAACCAGGTTTTGCGCAGCCTTGCTTGCCCTGGTGAGCTCTACCAAACTATCTATACCTACCGAAGAAATATTAATCTTATCTCCCAACTCATTATAATCCATAAATCTCTTGAAGGCATGGGAGCTTATACAAAAGCCCTCAGGGACCGGGAGATTAAGCCTGTTTTTGATTTCCCCTAAATTGGCGTTCTTGCCACCTACACTGCGTACCATATCTTTTGTTACATCTTCAAAAGGTATAGTGAAATCCGTTACCGGAATCTCGATCTTTTTGATAAGGGTATCTTTGATTACAGCGTTAATTTTTTCAAATGCATCATAGAGACCACGATATTCTCCGTTTGAGAGGCTATTGAGATTTTCTATGACACTCTGAACTTTTTCTACCAGGATATCACACCTGGAATTAACATAATGCATGTCAAAGATATAATCCCCTGAGAGTTTTTCTTCCATATCTGCCTGTGTCTCCAAGATGGAGTTGTTATCGGCGAGGAGTTTCTGAAAGCAATCGTATCTCTCTTTGAATGACATTTTATCAGGAGGAGATGCTTTGGGAATGTCGACTTTTTTAAACTTGATCTTTTTGAATATGCTTAATAACCTACGCACTTGACCCCTCAAATCCTCTTTACAGGGAAGATGCTTGAGCAGCTATACTTCAAAACTTGAGAATAAACGCTGCAATCTCATGAAATATATCATGCATTTTCACTACCCCTACCACATTTTTCGACTCCTTAACCGGCAGCAGATCTATATCGTGTTTAAGCATGAGATGGGCTGCTTTCAGGACATGATCTTCGATATCTACAATGATGTTAAATGGAGTAATAAAATCCTTTATCGGTTTTTTAAACTGATCAAGCTTATGGGTTGATATAAGCTTTTCCCATTCATCATAAACTTTTTCCGGAGAAAGTTTTGAGAACCCCGGATGGATATCTCTCAAAATTTTTTTCTGGTCTAAAACACCAATGAGTCTATAAGACTCATCAAAAACCAAAATAGTGTCATGGCCTGTCTCATAAGAAAAATTCAGCAGAACAATAGCCTCTTCCAGGGTGGCCCAATACGGCATATGTGGGTAATCTGTGATGGAAACTACAAAATTTTTTAGTTTTTTAATTTCAGACATCATTAAATCTCGTTTTCTGTGTTGGCTAAAACTTAATTTCTTTGTTTCCCTTGTCATTGCATTCAAGAATCCGATCTAT of the Anaerolineae bacterium genome contains:
- a CDS encoding SLC13 family permease; this encodes MEHGVTAPVEKHKPFSGKWWKGAPGFQPGIILGLIIFFVTVAYVIPVPQSMVNLVQKDKVLGAKYKSGTTNFVDSFNSLMKKKGADRYTPEEVAWKLKLCVAMLFTIAFLWGTEAISLACTDILIGLVLYIWLILPINEISKAYMKDAVFFILGVLILAAAVGVTGLDRRIGNILLGKIKGLKGYCFIFFPVLAVIAGFLSEHALVALMCPILCMVYLAGEKAGCNKKELHALACCLFLGLCFAGNVGGSGSPAVGGRSAIMIGYFSTYGLPMDFLTWMMYGLPVVPPLALACAFWVYFAMARKTGPALKMDLGHIMKKGVEGMGPIRGKELTMAVLFGAQVVLWMVFSGKFGLGGTSMFIVFWILVTGLMTWEDVQKRVRFDVVALYAGACAMGVALNNTGAGVWLAQTFVGILPEYFHKGMGIVLAASLITTIITNFMSDGAAVGALGPVVLPMAAIGGVHLWKVGLACSFGSSYAHGMIVGTVNNAIAYGMAKHPETGEQLLTPFDFIKYGVPFVFISILILWVVCFFGYWQLLPWPAIAP
- a CDS encoding response regulator, with the translated sequence MKEFRVLVVDDEDDFRETFIKRLQKRELNVTGAESGEKALEILDKLLFDVVILDVKMPGMGGVKTLQEMKRIRPLMEVIMLTGHSTVETAIDGLKLGAFDYIMKPADFDELLEKMTQAYEKKKAHEMKIQESRIRELEGHPGRVFEQVKEK
- a CDS encoding CBS domain-containing protein, which translates into the protein MTSSGERKVRDLMIPLEDYDSISSNKSVRDAFELMAKTGHHAILVLDENNEPIGQLSHRDALMAMVPKYTPTGRSDSWLTPESFKNYPVFHYDGEFSGQCKAQLKKTVKEVMSSFPVSIDESAPLSEAVHAMVTENIGRMPVVSGDKVLGMIRLIEIFDEMKKVVLAQ
- a CDS encoding response regulator, which codes for MAAQILVVDDELDMLALLAMIISEKTKHKVTTTNNPLEVPELIKTGDYNLLISDLKMPSMDGVGLIAEIRKIDKYIPIVIITAYGSVESAEEVIRKGAYGCITKPFRKEQILIAIDRALEWQQMKKELRRLKEKTVANTP
- a CDS encoding PEP/pyruvate-binding domain-containing protein, with product MRRLLSIFKKIKFKKVDIPKASPPDKMSFKERYDCFQKLLADNNSILETQADMEEKLSGDYIFDMHYVNSRCDILVEKVQSVIENLNSLSNGEYRGLYDAFEKINAVIKDTLIKKIEIPVTDFTIPFEDVTKDMVRSVGGKNANLGEIKNRLNLPVPEGFCISSHAFKRFMDYNELGDKINISSVGIDSLVELTRASKAAQNLVLNARVPADLEKSILDAALELKRKAGHRAGGFYASVRSSAIHEDAQFTFAGQYKTALNVAPENVVSAYVEIIASLFTSRAIFYCRSKGFHIENMVMAVGVVEMIDAKASGVVYSRDPTDEGKLGIIINGVWGLGKYVVDGIVKPHTYVVSRDIPMPILEKNQPAQPFMLICGLEEGAIDVRVPDYIRRMPCLTDEQVTTLAGYALVLEKHYGKPQDIEWALDLNDNLLILQARPLRIIAEKRSRPVPRSLPGHKILINKGQIACKGVGAGKVYFVTNDEELKSFPEGAVLVARHTSPRFVTAMNKAGAIIADVGSPIGHLAAIAREYGVPTILNTEIAMKTLKVGQEITVDAINGTIYEGRIEQLIEAGKSDNPFKDTAVFEMLRAVLQSIVPLNLICPEDEKFSPQYCETFHDITRFAHEMAMNEMFKLGEGAHRRKGGAVKLVVKLPLDVRVIDLGGGVEKASDNITVDNIACIPMKALLKGMMAIEWPGPPPVNVKGLLSVIASTTMQPNSERSLSEPSFAVISREYMNFSVRLGYHLQTIEAYAGERINDNYIRFLFKGGGASHDRRARRTRLIKEILEKIDFHVDRTGDVLDGRVTNYDRTSIEKKLGVMARLTAFTKQLDMTLFNDAVVDWYIKEFIKKHYNEKTKPDA
- a CDS encoding CBS domain-containing protein: MMSEIKKLKNFVVSITDYPHMPYWATLEEAIVLLNFSYETGHDTILVFDESYRLIGVLDQKKILRDIHPGFSKLSPEKVYDEWEKLISTHKLDQFKKPIKDFITPFNIIVDIEDHVLKAAHLMLKHDIDLLPVKESKNVVGVVKMHDIFHEIAAFILKF